In Pochonia chlamydosporia 170 chromosome 3, whole genome shotgun sequence, the following are encoded in one genomic region:
- a CDS encoding phosphoinositide 3-kinase (similar to Coccidioides immitis RS XP_001242874.1), with the protein MADYGRMDPFSFAGSKDVDHPVSVRIMNLEGDEPPVKYSTLLERPDLRHVGSNTSPHSELYVTVQVWAGSKPLTVPVQTAYKPFRSERKWNEWLELPITYKSLPANSRLAITIWDLSPTGGKRAIGHSIPFGGTTLPMFDADNQIQKGRQKCLVHRHRHADGTDNSKTPALVVAKKKATLQNGGGPLLDKDAEELDRMEKLFKKHEMGEIPRVDWLDQMVFRSFERKGLQAAKSSMKMLQRQRALNGDNDGDNASDSDDGLDDGRPNTSAFLLNVELPRFDFPVVFADHEYDPPPISALQPLSASQGTLPLHQPQVQFGPGINALGESSDGFSTRLITVYDPEVGQRDNPAEAKHRRLFRSSHRHGILDKDLKPNAKVRDELNLIMAYSPTHILSPEEADLVWKFRYHLTRDKRALTKFVKSVNWSDQSESKQAIQVLGRWTEIDVDDALELLGPSFDNPAVRSYAVDRLRKADDQELLLYLLQLVQALKYEHISTDSEQESTQDSSLARFLIQRAAANFMLGNYFHWYLMVECDDHSPEQGIDNRNIYRKVAYDFMTELVKEPTGTEDRKTLLRQAEMVAILSKLASEIKSSGESIAKKTDRLKNFLADPKNELLTFDPPLAMPLDPAIKITGVVPDQVAVFKSSLNPIKCTFKTTTGSTYPIIFKLGDDLRQDQLVIQIITLMDQLLQKENLDLKLSPYKILATSTTAGASQFVQSQSLSAIVGKYRANPALAYLRHHNPDDRQPLGVRQETLDTYIKSCAGYCVITYILGVGDRHLDNLLLAPDGHFFHADFGFILGRDPKPFAPLMKLSKEMVECMGGVNSELYNRFKQYCFLAYTALRKSSNLILNLFSLMLHANIPDIRLEPDKAVMKVRERFHLELSEEEAIVYFGNVIEGTLTAFAPVVIDKLHEWAQALRA; encoded by the exons ATGGCTGACTACGGGAGAATGGACCCTTTCTCCTTTGCGGGCTCCAAGGATGTCGACCATCCCGTGAGCGTCCGAAT AATGAACTTGGAAGGAGACGAACCGCCAGTCAAGTATTCGACGCTTCTCGAAAGACCCGATCTCCGACACGTCGGGTCAAACACCAG CCCACACTCCGAACTTTACGTGACAGTGCAAGTCTGGGCGGGCTCTAAACCTCTTACAGTACCAGTACAAACAGCATACAAGCCGTTTCGATCCGAGCGAAA ATGGAACGAATGGCTAGAGTTACCAATTACCTACAAGTCACTACCCGCAAACTCTCGTCTCGCCATTACGATATGGGACCTCTCACCCACCGGAGGGAAGCGTGCAATTGGCCATTCCATTCCATTTGGCGGAACCACCTTGCCCATGTTTGATGCCGATAATCAGATCCAAAAGGGCCGCCAGAAGTGCCTGGTTCACAGGCACAGACACGCCGATGGAACTGACAACTCTAAAACACCTGCTCTTGTTGTTGCTAAGAAGAAGGCTACCCTCCAGAACGGAGGCGGTCCGCTCCTGGATAAAGACGCTGAAGAACTCGACAGGATGGAAAAGCTGTTCAAGAAGCATGAGATGGGAGAAATACCACGAGTGGATTGGCTCGATCAAATGGTCTTTCGCAGCTTTGAGAGGAAGGGGCTGCAGGCTGCAAAGTCATCAATGAAGATGCTTCAGCGACAAAGGGCGCTTAACGGGGACAACGATGGCGACAATGCTTCGGATAGcgatgatggccttgatgaCGGGCGCCCAAATACTTCAGCATTTCTGCTTAATGTCGAACTTCCTCGATTCGATTTTCCTGTTGTATTTGCTGACCACGAGTACGATCCGCCACCGATATCAGCCTTGCAGCCTCTGTCAGCATCCCAGGGAACGCTTCCCCTCCACCAGCCGCAAGTCCAATTTGGTCCGGGAATCAATGCCTTGGGAGAGAGCTCAGATGGATTCAGCACCAGGCTAATCACTGTCTATGACCCAGAGGTGGGCCAGAGAGACAATCCCGCAGAGGCCAAACATCGACGGTTGTTCCGTAGCTCTCACCGGCATGGCATTTTGGATAAGGATCTCAAGCCCAATGCCAAGGTTCGAGACGAGTTGAACCTGATTATGGCATATTCGCCAACACACATTCTGTCACCAGAAGAGGCCGATTTGGTTTGGAAGTTCAGATATCATCTAACTAGAGACAAGCGagccttgacaaagtttGTCAAGTCGGTCAACTGGAGCGACCAGAGCGAATCGAAGCAGGCGATACAGGTCCTTGGCCGCTGGACTGAAATCGACGTGGATGACGCTCTTGAGCTTCTCGGGCCGTCGTTTGACAACCCGGCCGTTCGGTCGTATGCCGTGGATCGCTTGCGCAAGGCCGATGACCAGGAACTTCTCCTCTATCTCCTGCAGCTTGTACAGGCCCTCAAATACGAGCACATATCTACGGACTCGGAACAAGAGAGCACCCAAGATTCTTCTCTGGCCCGCTTTCTCATACAACGAGCTGCAGCCAACTTTATGCTGGGCAACTATTTCCATTGGTACTTGATGGTGGAATGCGACGATCATAGCCCTGAACAGGGCATCGATAACCGAAACATCTACCGCAAGGTTGCCTACGACTTTATGACGGAACTCGTCAAAGAGCCAACCGGAACCGAAGACAGAAAGACGCTTCTCCGCCAAGCTGAGATGGTTGCTATCCTTTCCAAGCTGGCCAGCGAAATCAAATCGTCCGGCGAGTCGATAGCGAAGAAGACGGATCGCCTCAAGAACTTTTTGGCAGACCCCAAGAACGAGCTGTTGACTTTTGACCCGCCCTTGGCCATGCCGCTTGATCCCGCAATCAAGATTACTGGTGTTGTGCCAGACCAGGTTGCAGTATTCAAGTCTTCCCTGAATCCAATTAAATGCACCTTCAAAACTACCACTGGTAGCACTTATCCCATCATTTTCAAGCTAGGCGATGACTTGAGGCAAGATCAGCTTGTAATTCAAATCATCACACTAATGGACCAGCTCCTTCAAAAGGAAAACCTGGACTTGAAACTCTCGCCGTATAAAATCCTAGCCACCAGCACGACGGCCGGTGCCTCACAATTCGTCCAGTCGCAAAGTTTGTCCGCTATAGTCGGCAAATACAGGGCAAACCCTGCACTTGCCTATCTCAGACACCACAACCCAGACGATAGACAGCCGCTCGGGGTACGACAAGAGACGCTAGACACATACATCAAGTCATGCGCTGGTTACTGTGTCATCACCTACATTCTCGGCGTTGGCGACCGCCACCTCGACAACCTTCTCCTCGCACCCGATGGCCACTTTTTCCATGCTGACTTTGGGTTTATCCTCGGCCGCGATCCAAAACCCTTTGCGCCCTTGATGAAGCTATCCAAGGAAATGGTCGAATGCATGGGCGGAGTTAATTCTGAACTATACAACCGATTCAAACAATACTGCTTCCTCGCCTACACTGCTCTACGAAAATCGTCAAACCTTATCCTCAACCTGTTTAGTCTCATGCTGCACGCCAATATCCCCGACATTCGATTGGAGCCTGACAAAGCCGTCATGAAGGTTCGCGAGAGATTCCACCTGGAACTTAGTGAGGAGGAAGCCATTGTGtactttggcaatgtcaTTGAGGGTACATTGACGGCGTTTGCACCAGTGGTAATCGACAAACTGCATGAGTGGGCACAGGCGTTGCGGGCATAG
- a CDS encoding short chain dehydrogenase reductase protein (similar to Neofusicoccum parvum UCRNP2 XP_007580042.1), whose amino-acid sequence MNPKPPTALITGCRSGIGKHLALAFAAHGITVLATARQASHLSALCAQNENIHPLPLDLDDPKSIDLLAKDVEALTGGHLDYLVNNAGLHYAATAMDLDIQEVAKVFGVNVFSVMRLCQVFMPLLRNARGTIVQIGSVTRDVPVVWQGAYNASKAALSQYTRTLRLEVKPFGVNVVEVVTGFVQSDILRHGFYAPDTSLYLPIKERMEEIKFRGNRNGMPAHEYAEAIVRRLVTRRAGSEIWQGGRAFWLRVMLMVLPRWLLDLFFYRHFGLDRLKSVR is encoded by the exons ATGAACCCCAAACCACCCACCGCCCTCATCACAGGATGCAGAAGCGGCATCGGCAAACACCTAGCACTAGCCTTCGCCGCCCACGGCATCACCGTCCTCGCAACCGCCCGACAAGCCTCCCACCTCAGCGCCCTATGCGCCCAAAACGAAAACATCCACCCCCTACCcctcgacctcgacgacCCAAAAAGCATAGACCTCCTAGCAAAGGACGTTGAAGCCCTGACGGGCGGCCACCTAGACTATCTGGTCAACAACGCTGGTCTGCACTACGCAGCAACAGCGATGGATCTGGACATCCAAGAGGTTGCAAAGGTGTTTGGCGTGAATGTCTTTTCTGTGATGCGTCTCTGCCAGGTCTTCATGCCGCTTCTCAGAAATGCGCGGGGGACTATTGTGCAAATTGGAAGTGTGACGCGAGATGTACCCGTTGTATGGCAGGGTGCGTATAATGCGTCCAAAGCTGCACTTAGTCAGTACACGAGGACTCTCCGACTG GAAGTGAAGCCGTTTGGCGTAAACGTCGTTGAAGTAGTTACGGGGTTCGTGCAAAGCGATATCCTGCGTCATGGGTTCTACGCTCCGGATACGAGTCTCTATCTACCTATAAAGGAACGGATGGAGGAGATTAAATTCCGGGGGAATCGGAATGGGATGCCCGCGCATGAGTATGCTGAAGCTATTGTGCGAAGGTTGGTTACTAGACGGGCTGGTTCGGAAATTTGGCAAGGCGGACGGGCATTTTGGTTGCGTGTTATGCTGATGGTCCTTCCGCGATGGTTACTG GATTTGTTCTTCTATCGTCATTTCGGGCTTGATCGTTTGAAAAGTGTTCGATAA
- a CDS encoding nuclear protein Qri2/Nse4 (similar to Metarhizium robertsii ARSEF 23 XP_007823607.1), with amino-acid sequence MSASLIPSNPADLMVIRNVTPNIVTFSVPFSRFGRIKIGGRGTLVKLTSGTSAVFSPVALTEETKAKVTEFGGNLGYIVALDFEHHIFISEWAKQYPNAKIIGPEGLPEKRAKQTNDPKINDDKFAVIFKKEGKRDVKISEEFDADFDYEYVDGHANKEIVFNYKPDKVLIEADLMFNLPATEQYSKVPESQRPGGLLDKLFQGAQSTYGEAKWAKRFNWYLAKDRASMNDSLKVIDKWDFTTLIPCHGDVLGGNGKEMFKKVFQWNLEGKM; translated from the exons GACCTAATGGTCATCCGCAATGTGACACCCAATATTGTCACATTCTCAGTGCCCTTTTCGCGTTTCGGCAGAATCAAGATTGGAGGTCGCGGCACACTTG TTAAACTCACATCCGGCACCTCCGCCGTCTTCTCACCTGTGGCCCTTACAGAGGAAACCAAAGCTAAGGTCACAGAATTTGGCGGCAACCTGGGCTATATCGTCGCTCTTGACTTTGAACACCACATCTTCATTTCCGAATGGGCCAAGCAATATCCTAACGCCAAGATTATCGGTCCTGAGGGCCTTCCAGAGAAGCGCGCCAAGCAAACCAATGATCCCAAGATCAATGACGACAAGTTCGCCGTTATTTTCAAAAAAGAGGGAAAGCGCGACGTCAAAATCAGCGAGGAATTTGACGCCGACTTCGACTACGAGTATGTCGATGGTCATGCGAACAAGGAAATTGTCTTCAACTACAAGCCGGACAAGGTTCTCATCGAGGCTGATCTCATGTTCAATTTGCCCGCTACAGAGCAGTACAGCAAGGTCCCTGAGTCGCAGAGGCCCGGCGGCCTTTTGGACAAGCTGTTCCAGGGAGCGCAGAGCACATATGGAGAGGCTAAATGGGCTAAGCGGTTCAACTGGTATCTGGCCAAGGATCGCGCCAGCATGAATGACAGTCTGAAGGTTATTGACAAGTGGGATTTTACGACGCTTATTCCCTGCCACGGAGATGTCCTCGGGGGAAATGGAAAGGAAATGTTCAAAAAGGTGTTCCAGTGGAATCTGGAAGGGAAGATGTAA
- a CDS encoding Ran exchange factor Prp20/Pim1 (similar to Metarhizium acridum CQMa 102 XP_007807161.1) encodes MTLAKSLVTSPHSAKVNGDHDQAATPPGKRKIDDLTDEIADTPIKLEPDTSPPSTKRRRTHGATTPRARPLKQLNNAPTRRLDIAVFGNGENGELGLGHRKHKKNSPESARRPRLNHLLDADDVGVVQVAVGGKHCAALTHDGRVLTWGVNNSRALGRNTNWEPPKQLPNDTVDLNPLESAPAPVEGLEGLESGIAQVAATDNATFVLTKSGLVYGWGTFFGSDGVYGFLREKMRAKNKPTYEERFQNTPIQIKGLRNIKELSAGVNHVLALTESGDVYAWGTGQQGELGRRLIQRHQVESLIPRMVYLPTRGIVKAFAGFNHNFAIDKEGQVWTWGLNNFGQTGAAASEDILHLGTPAVVEGLKGYKIRHIAGGFHHSVACTEDGQVLAWGRCDQSQVGVDVSVLPKEHFLVDSHGKRRILLQPTIIPGITATFVAAGIDNSFAITEEGKVLTWGYSENSRTGLGTNATVERPTELNGGVVSGKSFTFAACGGQFSLIASPRES; translated from the exons atgACACTGGCGAAAAGCCTGGTCACGTCGCCTCACTCTGCGAAAGTGAATGGCGACCATGACCAGGCCGCTACG CCACCGGGAAAGAGAAAAATTGATGATCTCACTGATGAAATAGCAGACACTCCTATCAAACTGGAACCTGACACCTCGCCTCCAAGCACAAAGCGCCGCAGAACACATGGAGCCACAACTCCACGAGCAAGGCCGCTCAAACAACTGAATAATGCGCCAACACGACGACTTGATATTGCGGTATTCGGCAACGGAGAGAATGGCGAACTGGGCCTGGGACACAGAAAGCACAAAAAGAACTCCCCAGAAAGCGCAAGGCGACCTCGTCTCAACCACTTACTAGATGCCGATGATGTGGGTGTCGTCCAAGTGGCTGTGGGAGGGAAGCATTGTGCTGCCCTCACCCACGATGGCCGTGTCTTGACATGGGGCGTCAACAATTCCAGGGCTCTTGGGAGAAACACAAACTGGGAGCCGCCGAAACAACTACCCAACGATACGGTGGACCTGAATCCATTGGAAAGCGCCCCTGCGCCAGTAGAGGGACTAGAAGGCTTGGAGTCCGGCATTGCGCAGGTCGCAGCCACGGATAACGCGACATTTGTCCTGACAAAGTCTGGGCTTGTATATGGCTGGGGCACATTTTTC GGGAGTGACGGTGTGTACGGCTTTTTGCGGGAAAAAATGCGCGCCAAAAACAAACCCACCTACGAAGAACGTTTCCAGAACACACCCATTCAAATAAAAGGATTAAGGAACATCAAGGAGCTTTCCGCAGGTGTGAATCACGTCCTCGCCCTCACAGAATCAGGGGATGTATACGCATGGGGGACCGGACAACAAGGGGAACTTGGCCGCCGCCTCATCCAACGGCACCAGGTCGAGTCTCTAATACCAAGGATGGTCTACTTGCCGACGAGAGGAATCGTCAAGGCATTTGCAGGATTCAACCACAACTTTGCAATAGACAAGGAAGGGCAGGTCTGGACGTGGGGCCTCAACAACTTCGGACAGACTGGCGCTGCGGCCAGCGAGGATATTCTGCACCTTGGCACACCAGCCGTTGTTGAAGGGTTGAAGGGCTATAAAATTCGTCACATCGCTGGCGGGTTTCACCATAGTGTAGCTTGCACGGAGGATGGCCAGGTTCTCGCCTGGGGGAGGTGTGATCAGAGCCAGGTTGGCGTGGATGTGTCTGTGCTGCCAAAAGAGCACTTTTTAGTTGATAGTcatgggaagaggaggatcCTCTTACAGCCCACCATTATACCCG GAATAACGGCTACGTTTGTCGCGGCCGGCATCGACAACTCCTTCGCAATCacggaagaaggcaaagtcCTAACATGGGGATATTCCGAGAATAGTCGCACGGGGCTGGGAACCAACGCGACTGTTGAGCGGCCAACAGAGCTGAATGGAGGAGTAGTTTCCGGGAAATCCTTCACCTTTGCTGCTTGTGGCGGACAATTTTCACTGATTGCTAGTCCACGAGAGTCATAG
- a CDS encoding bicarbonate transporter, eukaryotic (similar to Metarhizium robertsii ARSEF 23 XP_007823603.2), which yields MALELEGQSAIVTGGGSGINLKFGCSVVIADLNLRPEATQLLAEYPHDTPAANSSKPSVLFHKTDVTSWPQLTSLWKKAIQVHGKVDIVVPGAGIFEPEWSSFWRAPKTDTNPDTPSRDAGDAEPGRYAVIDLNLTAPIRLSQMAIGHWTTNKQKGCLVIVGSIAGYLDTPIRPLYHATKHGIHGFVSCMASLRDSLGIRVGAVAPGAVDTPIWDQGFPLTKEMRDDMAWVDVDEIVQAMYQLVVDKNMGDGTILEVLSSATRVLPRFPGASQEVIDIAAAGYLKAEGPFLAELKKNGLRV from the exons ATGGCACTCGAGCTCGAAGGCCAAAGTGCCATTGTCACAGGCGGTGGCTCAG GCATCAATCTAAAGTTT GGTTGTTCCGTCGTGATAGCCGATCTCAACCTCCGTCCCGAAGCCACACAGCTTCTAGCCGAGTACCCTCACGACACACCAGCGGCAAACAGCTCCAAGCCATCCGTACTATTCCACAAGACGGACGTCACATCATGGCCACAGCTCACCTCGCTCTGGAAAAAAGCAATCCAAGTCCACGGAAAGGTAGACATAGTAGTACCTGGCGCCGGCATCTTCGAGCCCGAGTGGAGCAGTTTCTGGCGCGCTCCCAAGACGGACACAAATCCAGATACACCGTCAAGGGACGCTGGTGACGCAGAGCCTGGTCGGTATGCCGTTATTGACTTGAATCTCACAGCCCCTATTCGACTCAGTCAGATGGCCATTGGACACTGGACCACGAATAAACAGAAGGGATGTTTGGTCATCGTAGGCAGCATCGCGGGATATTTGGACACGCCGATTCGGCCGCTGTATCACGCAACGAAACATGGCATTCACGGATTCGTATCGTGCATGGCATCACTTCGTGATTCGCTCGGCATTCGAGTTGGTGCTGTGGCTCCCGGAGCTGTTGAC ACTCCGATTTGGGACCAAGGGTTTCCACTGACAAAGGAAATGAGAGACGACATGGCAtgggtggatgtggacgagATCGTGCAGGCCATGTACCAGTTGGTAGTGGACAAAAACATGGGCGATGGGACGATACTCGAAGTCCTGAGCTCGGCGACCAGAGTTCTACCAAGATTCCCAGGTGCTTCGCAAGAGGTGATTGACAtagctgctgctggctaTTTGAAGGCAGAAGGTCCTTTCTTGGCTGAACTGAAGAAGAACGGGCTGCGAGTCTAG
- a CDS encoding alcohol dehydrogenase superfamily, zinc-containing (similar to Cordyceps militaris CM01 XP_006668577.1) → MASPQCLRSPLLASKLSRPTTKIQAASLSRLPRTAVRRKSGPYGYTQSKALVYSKHGEPSDVLKLHTHSISPSIPSSSVLVRTLAASINPADINTIQGTYGSKQPMTSLIGTAEPSAVPGNEGVFEIVSVGDASSPLKKGDWVIPAAQQIGTWRTHAVFESNDLLKVEKENLTPTQVATVSINPCTAYRILRDYGPSAGLKTGLPMRPLELGSGEWFIQNGANSGVGRAAIQFGKLWGLRSINVIRDRDSIEETEALKQELLGLGADVVVPESQFLSREWKDQLADITRGGREQLGLALNCVGGKSATALARSLGEGATLVSYGGMSKQPVALPLGLLIFKDIRFVGFWLSKWNKKDATGRKHMVDDILNLMRLGHFKDVPVDEVKWDWETEEKTLTEAVQGGLKGFRKGKGVFLFGET, encoded by the exons atggcaagccCACAGTGTTTGCGATCGCCTCTGCTGGCATCCAAGCTTTCACGGCCGACAACAAAGATTCAAGCAGCTTCCTTGAGTCGGCTACCACGAACAGCTGTCCGGCGCAAATCGGGTCCCTACGGCTACACGCAATCCAAGGCACTCGTATATTCCAAGCATGGCGAACCCTCAGACGTATTGAA ACTACACACGCACTCCATatctccatccatcccaaGCTCCTCCGTCCTTGTCCGAACACTCGCCGCATCAATCAACCCAGccgacatcaacaccatccaagGCACATATGGCTCCAAACAGCCCATGACATCTCTCATCGGCACAGCCGAACCATCTGCCGTCCCCGGAAACGAAGGCGTCTTCGAAATCGTCTCCGTAGGCGACGCATCCTCACCACTGAAAAAAGGCGACTGGGTCATCCCCGCCGCTCAACAAATCGGCACCTGGAGAACGCACGCCGTCTTCGAATCCAACGATCTTCTCAAAGTCGAAAAGGAAAACCTGACGCCCACCCAAGTCGCCACCGTGAGCATCAACCCATGCACCGCGTACCGCATCCTGCGGGACTACGGCCCCAGCGCAGGTCTGAAAACAGGTCTGCCAATGCGACCGCTCGAGCTAGGTAGTGGTGAGTGGTTCATCCAAAACGGAGCCAATTCAGGAGTCGGCCGAGCGGCCATTCAATTCGGCAAGCTATGGGGCCTTCGAAGCATCAACGTCATCCGCGACAGAGACTCCATCGAGGAGACTGAGGCGTTGAAGCAGGAACTCCTTGGCCTGGGCGCTGATGTCGTGGTGCCGGAATCGCAGTTCCTGTCGAGGGAGTGGAAGGATCAGCTTGCGGATATTACTCGCGGCGGCCGCGAACAGCTCGGACTGGCGTTGAATTGTGTCGGTGGTAAATCTGCTACGGCGCTGGCGCGGTCTCTCGGCGAGGGAGCTACGTTGGTGTCGTATGGGGGCATGTCGAAGCAGCCTGTTGCGCTGCCGTTGGGGCTTCTCATATTCAAGGATATTCGGTTCGTTGGCTTCTGGCTGTCAAAGTGGAATAAGAAGGATGCCACGGGGCGGAAGCACATGGTTGATGATATTTTGAACTTGATGAGGTTGGGGCATTTCAAGGATGTGCCGGTGGACGAGGTTAAGTGGGAttgggagacggaggagaaGACACTTACGGAGGCGGTGCAGGGTGGTTTGAAGGGGTTTaggaaggggaagggggtgtttttgtttggtgAGACTTGA
- a CDS encoding HCO3- transporter family protein (similar to Aspergillus clavatus NRRL 1 XP_001274184.1) translates to MDNDTTPARRSKWKNYFSPGGKLRPFRLLKQDAHNLQQRYISDWTIFNQQIVASAVYIFFTNILPGITFASDLFVLTGQSWGTIEVVFSTGLVGVIFAVFSAQPLTILGVTGPFSVLAENVYKLCSNTFNVDFLPVMAWCLIHAGWMHIALAIFNAHDWTMQYVTHFSADIFSLLNSVIYFHKAAMALQRTHGAVSLTAFLYAVIGAVGTCLLAVLLSTANSWGLFHRYVRIGLAEYAAAISIILWIGIPHIGELADLDHERLQVQSTFRPSSPSRSTFFVEFWKLPVEWVFLSAIPGAIITVLFYFDHEISSIICTTERYGVRKPGGYAWDITILGLTTILCGILGIPPANGLLPQAPLHTESLLHYVHDGAAEETDDASPAVSQHTTRTYEQRYSHFIQAAMILVFISPPLQKLLGLTQTSVLAGLFLFMGYQSLTVNPVLNRIFQLLTPAAELPELPSGVTWRGIHGYTITQIVVTGIVFGVTLTVAAPAFPLVIIALVPVRLTVMNRIWSRETLRLVDGWACRPGKPEDELHGAEEVVVVDEEKGRDLS, encoded by the exons AATGACACCACCCCAGCACGCAGGTCCAAATGGAAAAACTACTTCAGTCCAGGTGGTAAACTCCGACCATTCCGCCTCCTAAAACAAGACGCACACAATCTCCAGCAACGATACATATCAGACTGGACCATTTTCAACCAGCAAATCGTCGCCAGTGCAGTAtacatcttcttcaccaaTATCCTCCCCGGCATCACATTCGCCAGCGACTTGTTCGTCCTGACCGGTCAGTCATGGGGCACCATCGAAGTCGTATTCAGCACTGGACTCGTGGGCGTGATATTCGCCGT CTTCTCCGCACAACCGCTCACCATCCTCGGCGTCACGGGTCCGTTCTCCGTACTCGCTGAAAATGTCTACAAACTTTGTTCGAATACCTTCAAT GTCGACTTCCTCCCCGTCATGGCATGGTGCCTCATCCACGCAGGCTGGATGCACATCGCGCTCGCCATATTCAACGCCCACGACTGGACCATGCAATACGTAACGCACTTCAGCGCCGACATcttctccctcctcaacaGCGTGATTTACTTCCACAAAGCGGCCATGGCCCTACAACGCACCCACGGCGCCGTCTCCCTCACTGCGTTCTTGTATGCCGTCATCGGCGCCGTGGGAACGTGTTTGCTAGCTGTGCTGCTGTCTACAGCCAATTCATGGGGTCTGTTCCACAGATATGTTCGCATTGGACTCGCTGAATACGCGGCGGCTATATCCATCATCTTGTGGATTGGTATTCCTCATATCGGTGAGCTAGCGGACCTGGACCACGAGCGCCTCCAAGTGCAGAGTACATTCCGCCCATCGAGTCCCTCACGAAGCACATTCTTCGTAGAGTTTTGGAAACTACCCGTCGAGTGGGTGTTCCTCTCAGCTATTCCGGGGGCAATCATCACGGTGCTCTTCTACTTTGACCACGAAATCAGCAGCATAATATGCACGACTGAGAGGTACGGCGTCCGCAAACCCGGCGGCTACGCATGGGACATCACAATTCTCGGGCTCACAACCATTCTCTGCGGCATTTTGGGAATCCCTCCTGCCAATGGGCTGCTTCCCCAGGCTCCATTGCACACGGAGTCACTGTTACACTACGTCCACGATGGGGCAGCTGAAGAAACCGACGATGCGTCGCCGGCGGTATCACAACATACAACAAGGACGTATGAGCAGCGATACTCACACTTCATCCAGGCGGCCATGATTCTGGTGTTTATCTCGCCTCCGCTTCAAAAGCTGCTGGGGTTGACGCAGACGTCCGTGCTGGCAGGACTGTTCCTGTTCATGGGCTACCAGTCCCTTACTGTGAATCCCGTGCTGAACAGAATCTTTCAACTGCTCACTCCGGCGGCTGAGTTGCCAGAGCTGCCATCTGGTGTGACTTGGAGGGGAATTCATGGCTACACCATTACGCAAATTGTTGTCACCGGGATAGTGTTTGGTGTGACGCTCACGGTGGCCGCGCCGGCATTCCCACTCGTCATTATTGCCCTGGTGCCGGTGCGGCTAACGGTGATGAACCGCATATGGTCTAGGGAGACGCTGAGATTGGTTGACGGGTGGGCATGTCGGCCGGGGAAGCCAGAGGATGAGTTGCATGGAgcggaggaggtggttgtcgtggatgaggagaaggGTCGAGACTTGTCATGA